Genomic DNA from Pongo pygmaeus isolate AG05252 chromosome 16, NHGRI_mPonPyg2-v2.0_pri, whole genome shotgun sequence:
ctcgggaggctgaggcaggagaatcgcttgaaccagtgggggtggaggttgcagtgagccaagatcatgccacttcactccagcctgggtgaaagagccaaaaaaacaaaacaaaacaaaaaaaaagcagggccaGACCTTGGGATAagggcctcctcctcctcctgttcaGGACCAAGTTAGGAGGGCCCCCAGGACTGTATCCTAGTCCTGTGCCAGGGAGGGCTCCCAGCCTATTCCCAAGCCTATAGAGGCTCACCAGTGGATGGGGAAATATTCTGGGGAATAACTGGTGAGAGAGATCAGATTATTGCAAATGAAGCAAGGTGCCTTCCACGTAGCCCTCTAGATGAGTCTAAGAGAGCCACAGCCACCGTGTCCTCCCATCCTCTCCAGTACCAGGACTGGAAGCTGTAAGCTGGGCTCAGCCATAGGCCTATACAACCACGGTGGAGTGAATGGACAGGAAGGAGGCCAAGAAACTGAAAACAAGAATCAGAGTGAGTCCACACATGGACTAAAGGGGAAACTCGAAGCCAAGTTTCCACCAAATAATCAAAGGAGAGAATAAGAACTGGAGCTTAAGTCTATTATCTAAGCATAGGGCCACCCTCCCTTCCTGATCACTAAAGGGACTGGGAGGACTTACCGGGCCCAGGCCTAGTCCCAAACTGTCCTTAGAACTCCTTAGCAGAGGGCACTAACCATATCTAACCCGCAATGTCCTGTTCTTAGGAAACCCAAGGTCAATTCCTCTTCCCCTGGCACTGGTAATGGTTTGACCCTTAAGCCAACCTACTATTACCAATAGCTCTCCTCCGGCCACCTGAAGCTACCCATCTAACCTCGGAGTCTGCCCAGTCATGGTCAAGCTATTTATTCCCTTGATTTCCTCACAgtcagacacacaaacacacattcagAGCCAGCTGGGCTGGGGACACAGTCCCAGAAGTACAGAATGTGTTCACTTCCAGGTGGCATGCCTGTGCTTCAGCTGTGGCTGTACCAGCACGGATGCAGCCTCAGGCTCCTCTCCCACCCTTGGCAGCCATCCAGAAAGCCAGCCCGAAGAGGAAGGGTTAAGCGCCTGGGGGCCCAGCCCAGACAGCGGCTGCGGGAACAGGGAGGGCAGCCTCCAGTCCATGGCACAGAGGGCTCCTCCAGCACGAGCCTGCCAGCCGCCGCCTTTGTTGATGGACTCTGCCACATGCTCGGCTGACACGCGATGCTCCGCCCTGGCGGGGCTGGTGCCAGGCTGCCGGCCAAGCGCCCGGCTGAGCGCCCGGCTGGCCGCCGGTCTGGGGAGCCTCTCCGAGGTACACTCTCTGGAGTCCCAGACCCTGGTTCCCAGACAGAGACAGTGAGGAGCGGCCTCCCCAGCTGGAAAGTGTCAGGTTTCAACCGGTTCCACCACTTTCCCCAACTCAGGCCCCATCCCTTGGCCTGGTTACCCGTTTCCCACTGTACCTTAGCCAGGCACCCCCCAACTGCCCAGTTTCATTGCAGCACCCTGAAAATCTTCCTCTTAGGTCTTTGAGGGGCAACCCCTCAGCCATGGCCATAAGAAGAGACAGGTTGTCAAGCAGAGCTGTAGAAAGCCATCCTATTCCCAGACTGTAGCCTCTCCCGAGAGGGCTCTTATGGAACATGAGTTGAGAGTGGGCAGTTAACCAATGTGGAGCTCAGAGATGAGGGCAAGATGCTCAGCCAGTTAGGCCCCTCCTGCCCATGGGAACCGCCATAACCAAAACTCTGGGACAATATCCTTGAGGTCTGGCAGAGACAGAGTTGCTGACAAGAGGAGAGAGGCAGGCCCTGGCCCCCAAGCCCCAGCAGACTCAACCCTCCTCCCCTAAACCCCCGTGCCTACTTGCTGCACATGAAGCCGGTGGAACTGGTCTGCAATGCACTGAAGCTTTCGGGCAATCTGTACCTCTGCTCGATGTTGCCACTGCCCTTCAGGGGGCTGCTCCCCAGTAGGCAAGACTGCCGGGAAACTGGCAGGGAGAGGAAGCCGGTAGCCAGCATTGCCTGCAAAGATAGAGGACCCACATCTCAGCATTCTCCACAACTGCTCCAGCCTCCCTACGCCTGCCTGACCTGGCCAAGATTGGAGGCTGAGGGTAAATCCTCATATGAGAAAGGATAGGAGCCAGCCTGCCTCTATCGGAGCACTCTGCCAAGCTTGGACAGCCTGCTGCCCAAGTGCATAAAAGTTGCAGAACAGAAAGAGTGGCCCCAGCCTTCTCTTCGCTTCTCCATTCACTGACAGGGCCATGACAAAGGGCAGGTGGTAACGTGTGCAGGCGAACATGCCAGCCTTCCGTCCTTATTTATCAAACTACCCTTAACCACAGTTGGTTATTCAGGTTGAAGCTCTTCTCTGGAAAGCACTGCAGGTAGCTCTCCAGTTTCTGGGTTGAGCAACgtaagaggcagagaaagaaaaaatcaaaaagtgtCTTCACTTTTTTAGTGCAGTAGAGTAAGGCTGGTCTCCCGAAGCTCCTGGGCAGCAGcacaaaaagagggagagaaaactcCTGAGACGCACAGAGCTGCCAAGTTGCTCTCTGGAGACAGCCCCAGGCAAGACCTCTAGACCAGCGCTCCACACTTACCCAGTGCACGCGTTAGAACCACCGCTAGGGGCGCCAGTCCGCCGGGCTCCTCGctcctttccctcttccctgcCTGCCCACCTTATCCAACTTCTCAGACTCCCGCCAGAACTGCTTTGCCAGAACTGCGCTTCCTTCTGGGAGTAACTGCAGTGTCTCCTCATCTGCTCGTCAGACACAGTAAGCCAGCCTCCTAGCCTTTACCCTCCCTCCATAAGCTGTGGTGCTAATAGAAGAAAACAGACTGTCTAACCCTGCCCTTTTGCCAGAGGAGGGCATATTTCTCATAAAACAAACTGTTTAAGCCCACAAATGAAGGGGTCTTGTCTTAGCCTTGGAAGCATCCCCTCTGCTGGCATTGGGCCCAGGCAGGCCCAACCTCTTTCTCCAGTTCCCCTTTCATGCACAGAAAGTCCCAAGTGGCAACTGGGGGCCACCTTCTGCCTTTGGGAACCCTCCCTCCCAGAACCGGCTGGGTTTTTCCCTTCATTGTCAACAGCCAGTCACAGATCCCCCAGACTTCTCCAGGGCAACAGGAGCCACTTTATAGTAGGCAAGTCACTGCTAGGACACTAAAGGCCAGGCCACTCAAGGGACACAAAATGTAAAAGGAGATACCACGGACCCAAGGATCCCTCCAGGAGGGGACAATTTGCCCTTTGGGGGGGCTCTGAGGCACAGGTGAGGAGCAATAACAAGCCGAGAGGCAGCAGGTGGAAGTCAAGGAATCAACAGCCCTGCTGATCACTTTGGGGAAGGAAACAGCAAAGGGCAGGTTTGGGGAGGGAAAGTCCCCTCTTTTCCCCCAGTCTCTATGGGAGGAGTCTTGAGGCTGAGAGCACTCACCATAAAAGAGTCGCTGGGGTTCCTCAGTCACCCCACAAGGCAGCATGACACCTTGGCTGGGGGAGGCTGGGCTGAGGGTCTGGGTAGCTTTGTCTTCCTGGCTGGTGGGTCGAAGGCCAGGGCCACAGCAGTGGGTGAGAGGGAAGAGCTGAAGTCGGCTGAGGGGGCAGTCCAGTAGGCTCTGGGCAAACAGGTCAGCAGAGAGCAAGCTTCCGGATTGGGTCCCCGGCTCCCCATCCTCTGGTTGGAACACATCATCCTCCAGCTCCTCCACACACTGAGATGGCTCCATCTCTCCTGTGAGGGGGCAATGCAGGCATCTGGGCTGCTGCCCCACGAGGGCCATACCTGGAAGgactccccttcccttcttccttccataCTCCCCCTTCTTATTTGAGCTGGCCGGGCCACATACTGATGACATACAACCCTGGTAATAAAGCACTGCTAAGGGTGACATTCACTCCCCAAATGTGGACTGCCTGAATGTTCAGGGGCTCTCCACACCTCTTCCCTGGGCCCACCTGGAACCACCCTTTTTCTTGATCACGTTTTCTGACCTAGGCCGGTCACAAAGTTTGACTCTGAGGGTTGTGAGCAATAGCAGGAGTAGAATCAGCAGCTATATACATGCATGGTACCTGGGAAAATATAAACAAGACTAGCCTCTGTAAGTTGCTGTCAAGGGTGCTGTGACTGGCTATACATACAGtgctcacaacacacacacacacacacacacacacacacacacagagtcattgTTTCAAGGAAACTCTTATCTCAGTCTGAGCTGAGCTCCAGGCTcagcagcaaaaacaaaagccaGCAATCCTAGGGCAGCCAGGTTCCCTCCAAACCTCTAAGCCCCGCCCTGCTGCCCATCTACTCTAATCTCCACCCCTTGCTTGCACAACACAACAAACAGGCTCTGCAGTGTGGTAAGAATGTGTCCTGGGAGAGGGGATAAAGACCCAAGCTAGTCATTGCAGCTGCCGTCTCGGCTCTCTTTGAGCAGTTGAGCTGTCTGCCCACCAAAGTTTGGCCTAGAGGGTAGGTCCAGCCTCTCCCAACTAAGTCTCCTCACTAGTCTCCACGACTTCAAATCCCTGATTCCACAGCCTCCCGCTCCTGCCAACTCTGAACCTGAGACTGGTACAACTGGTCTTACAGAAGGAAGTGAAATTCAGCCCTCTCCCTGTGACCTCACTCACTGCCTATACTGCTCAGGTTATTGATATGAGTTTCTTGGTGATAAAGAAGTTCCTCTTGCTCCACCTGATGGCTCTTGAAAGTCTGAGCTTGGAGCCACTCAGCATCTTAAGCTTCCAACCCAGCTCCCTACACATACCAGGAACTGCTTAGGGCCCCTGCAGCAGCCAGAAGCAGCAACCACCTGAACAGCTAAGGATAAAAAGAGATGAATTTCATTCTTGTCAGACTCAAGTAGAGATTCCTGGGGGTTCTGTCCCCCAGTCTCTTGCCTTTGAAGAACAAGCCAAATGGTCTATGGATTGGTGAAGTAGCTAAAAGAATCTCAGTTCAATTCAGAATCCTGCCTTTGCCAAACGCAAGCTCTCTGTGAGGTGCTTGCTTGGGCCCTGCCTACGTCCCATCCCATCCCTGTCCCTGAGCTGTCTATGGTCCTGTCTGTGCCCTCTTCCCTGGAGAATGAGGAGATGCCTGCTAGGATGGCAAGCAGCCACGTGGTGTTCTTTGGACAGTGTTTCccaagtgtgtgtgtttgtgtgtgtatggggaggggggtgagggagtGCACTCCAGCTTATTAACAACAGGAAACAAAATTTCCTGATGAAAGGACCAAGTGCTGTCTTGCCAGTCACCTGGCAGGGGCTCCCCCCCAGCTCTCCAACCTCCTCTTCTCAGGCTGGCAATCTCGACCTAAGAAGGGGCCCTCAAAGCCAATCACCAGCACGAGTCATTGTCTTGGTTTTTCCTTTGAAGCCTAtcaccttcccctccccctcccagcaAAGCCCCAAAGTTCAACCTTTGCCTGGACTGGACAGTGGGGGAGGTGCAGCCAGAAGGTGTGGCTCTGCAAGCCCCAGGGACCCCTCTCACACTCCACAAACTGTAGGTGGCTTGCCTGTAGGTGGGCGCCTCTGGAGGGGGGCTGGCCAAGGTCAAGGGTAAACTAAGAGAGGGTGAAGTTTTTCTCCTGAGCTTAAGAGGTGATGTCCAGAGTGGTGGGAGGAGGGCACTTCCTGAGAACAGGGCCAGGGAATGCTTTATTCCTAGCAAAGGAACTCAAGCCCCGCTGCAGCCATCCCAACCCCTAAGGGCTGGAAGAGGGATGCTGAACTTAGACTCCTCCTCCTTTTAGGAGAAGGCAGTAGTCAGACACCCAGATCCTCGACAGTGActaggaacacacacacacacacacacacacaccccagaccTGGGTGACTCCAGGAGAGAGTCTCGGCCTCCGAGTCGCGATGCCAGCGCTCCGCGCCAGGGTCCAGCGTGACGAGCACTCGGGGGCTTGACGCCCAGACTCGATTGAGAAGGAGGGGAAAA
This window encodes:
- the BMF gene encoding LOW QUALITY PROTEIN: bcl-2-modifying factor (The sequence of the model RefSeq protein was modified relative to this genomic sequence to represent the inferred CDS: deleted 2 bases in 1 codon) encodes the protein MPRAGVFWKQYRTVRSGLLPPRPVPAARRRPCLRLLPPAAARWAFPLLLNRVWASSPRVLVTLDPGAERWHRDSEAETLSWSHPGEMEPSQCVEELEDDVFQPEDGEPGTQSGSLLSADLFAQSLLDCPLSRLQLFPLTHCCGPGLRPTSQEDKATQTLSPASPSQGVMLPCGVTEEPQRLFYGNAGYRLPLPASFPAVLPTGEQPPEGQWQHRAEVQIARKLQCIADQFHRLHVQQHQQNRNRVWWQILLFLHNLALNGEENRNGAGPR